The following coding sequences lie in one Sedimentibacter sp. MB35-C1 genomic window:
- a CDS encoding class I SAM-dependent RNA methyltransferase, whose protein sequence is MEKIRLAAISAFGLEAIVKRELHDLGYDDVVTDNGWMYFDAEIDDIPRTNINLRCADRVMLVMGQFDVYTFEELFDKTYELPWEKWISEEGKFTVKGKSVKSKLYSTPDCQSIVKKAVSKKLCQEYGREWMPETGAEFTIQISIHKDVATLTIDTTGAREGLFKRGYREKSTMAPLKETMAAALVKLSYWNKDRVLYDPMCGSGTIAIEAAMIGRNIAPGLNRKFASQGWPVVKEEYWKNAKVEARRKIDLDSDIKIFASDISKKAIEIAKENAIEAGVDDCIDFFVKDVTRIREPMCPNGILITNPPYGERIGETEEIHKIHKKLGQVFGKDKTWSTYVITSVDSFERDFGRKADRKRKLFNGDVRVDYYQYYGKKPERNND, encoded by the coding sequence ATGGAAAAAATAAGATTAGCTGCCATATCTGCCTTTGGTTTAGAGGCAATAGTTAAAAGAGAACTTCATGATTTGGGGTACGATGACGTAGTGACAGATAACGGATGGATGTACTTTGATGCCGAAATTGATGATATTCCTAGAACAAATATAAACTTAAGGTGCGCAGACAGGGTGATGCTTGTTATGGGTCAGTTTGACGTGTACACGTTTGAAGAACTGTTCGATAAAACCTATGAGCTTCCCTGGGAAAAATGGATTTCTGAGGAAGGAAAGTTTACGGTAAAAGGGAAGAGTGTTAAATCTAAATTGTACTCTACCCCGGACTGCCAGTCCATTGTTAAAAAAGCAGTATCCAAAAAATTGTGCCAGGAGTATGGCAGGGAATGGATGCCGGAAACTGGAGCTGAATTTACAATACAGATATCAATTCACAAGGATGTTGCAACTCTTACAATCGATACAACTGGGGCAAGAGAAGGATTGTTCAAGCGAGGATACAGAGAAAAGTCTACAATGGCTCCATTAAAGGAGACTATGGCTGCTGCATTGGTAAAGCTCAGCTATTGGAATAAGGACAGAGTTTTGTACGATCCCATGTGCGGTTCAGGAACAATTGCTATTGAAGCTGCCATGATTGGAAGAAACATTGCGCCGGGACTTAATCGAAAATTTGCATCTCAGGGATGGCCAGTAGTCAAGGAAGAATATTGGAAAAATGCAAAAGTTGAGGCAAGAAGGAAAATTGACCTTGATTCTGACATTAAAATTTTTGCCTCTGATATAAGCAAAAAAGCAATTGAAATCGCTAAGGAAAATGCAATAGAAGCCGGAGTTGACGACTGTATTGATTTTTTTGTGAAGGATGTTACGAGGATAAGAGAGCCTATGTGTCCTAACGGAATATTGATAACAAATCCTCCGTACGGCGAGAGAATAGGTGAGACAGAAGAAATACATAAGATTCATAAAAAACTGGGGCAGGTATTCGGCAAAGATAAGACATGGTCCACATATGTAATAACGTCAGTTGATTCTTTTGAAAGAGACTTTGGTAGGAAAGCAGATAGAAAAAGAAAGTTGTTTAACGGCGATGTAAGAGTGGATTATTATCAGTACTATGGAAAAAAGCCTGAAAGAAACAATGACTAG
- a CDS encoding NUDIX hydrolase, whose product MVVEVSAGGIVFFKNSILMLRKFNRDWVLPKGRVEKNESLKEAALREVYEETRAKVTTIKYLGKISYEFNRTCYMDRVHINKEVHWYLMMARNMNCVALKNEGFVEAKFLPFERSLAIARYDDERKIIKKAVEDIKFHCYK is encoded by the coding sequence ATGGTTGTAGAAGTAAGTGCCGGAGGAATTGTTTTTTTCAAGAACAGCATATTGATGTTAAGAAAATTTAACAGAGATTGGGTCCTTCCAAAGGGAAGAGTTGAGAAAAATGAATCCTTGAAGGAAGCAGCTTTGCGTGAAGTTTATGAGGAAACGAGGGCAAAGGTTACTACCATTAAATATCTGGGAAAAATAAGCTATGAGTTCAATAGAACCTGCTATATGGACAGAGTCCATATAAACAAAGAAGTACATTGGTATTTAATGATGGCACGAAACATGAACTGTGTCGCTTTAAAAAACGAAGGATTTGTGGAAGCAAAATTTCTTCCGTTTGAAAGATCATTGGCAATTGCACGTTATGATGATGAAAGAAAAATCATAAAAAAAGCTGTTGAGGATATAAAATTTCATTGTTACAAGTAG